The Bacillus kexueae genome has a segment encoding these proteins:
- the ilvD gene encoding dihydroxy-acid dehydratase: MAELRSNMIKKGFDRAPHRSLLRATGVKDEDFDKPFIAVVNSYVDIIPGHVHLQEFGKIVKEAIREAGGVPFEFNTIGVDDGIAMGHIGMRYSLPSREIIADSVETVVSAHWFDGMVCIPNCDKITPGMMMAAMRLNIPTVFVSGGPMAAGRTSDGRKISLSSVFEGVGAYQSGKIDEKGLQELEQFGCPTCGSCSGMFTANSMNCLAEALGLAMPGNGTILAIDPKRKEFVKKSAKKLMELIEKDIKPRDIVTEKAIDNAFALDMALGGSTNTVLHTLAIANEAGIDYPLERINEVANRVPHLSKLAPASDVHIEDLHEAGGVSAVLNELSKKEGTLHLDTLTVTGNTLGENIAGCEVKDRQVIHSIDEPFSEKGGLAVLFGNLAPDGAIIKTGGVQNGITRHEGPAIVYDSQDEAVKGIASGEVKEGHVVIIRYEGPKGGPGMPEMLAPTSQIVGMGLGPKVALITDGRFSGASRGLSIGHASPEAAEGGPLAFVKNGDHIVIDIEKRTMDVQVDEVEWEKRKANWKGFEPKVKTGYLARYSKLVTSASTGGIMKI, from the coding sequence ATGGCTGAACTACGAAGCAATATGATTAAAAAAGGATTTGACCGGGCACCACACCGAAGTCTGTTGCGAGCTACGGGAGTAAAGGATGAAGATTTTGACAAACCATTTATCGCCGTTGTGAATTCATATGTCGATATTATTCCTGGTCATGTCCATTTACAAGAGTTCGGGAAGATTGTAAAGGAAGCGATTCGGGAAGCAGGAGGAGTACCATTCGAATTTAATACAATCGGTGTCGATGATGGAATCGCAATGGGACATATTGGCATGAGATATTCATTACCGAGTCGTGAAATCATTGCTGATTCGGTTGAAACTGTCGTTTCAGCTCACTGGTTTGATGGAATGGTATGCATCCCAAACTGCGATAAAATCACGCCAGGTATGATGATGGCCGCTATGCGCTTAAACATTCCTACTGTATTTGTAAGTGGCGGTCCGATGGCAGCAGGTAGAACAAGTGACGGAAGGAAAATCTCCTTATCTTCCGTTTTCGAAGGGGTAGGAGCCTATCAATCTGGTAAAATAGACGAAAAAGGTTTACAAGAACTAGAGCAATTTGGCTGTCCTACATGCGGATCTTGTTCGGGAATGTTTACTGCCAACTCAATGAACTGTTTAGCAGAAGCCCTTGGACTTGCAATGCCAGGTAATGGTACGATTCTAGCAATTGATCCGAAACGAAAAGAGTTTGTCAAAAAGTCTGCTAAAAAACTTATGGAACTTATTGAAAAAGATATCAAACCGAGAGATATCGTAACAGAAAAAGCGATTGATAATGCTTTTGCACTCGATATGGCGCTTGGTGGTTCGACTAATACTGTATTGCATACGTTAGCGATTGCCAACGAAGCTGGAATCGATTATCCATTAGAGCGCATTAACGAAGTAGCAAATCGGGTTCCTCACCTTTCGAAATTAGCACCAGCTTCCGACGTACATATTGAAGACTTACATGAAGCAGGAGGCGTATCAGCTGTCTTAAATGAATTGTCGAAAAAAGAGGGAACTCTTCATTTAGATACTCTAACTGTTACTGGTAACACATTGGGAGAAAACATTGCAGGGTGCGAAGTGAAAGATCGACAAGTCATCCACTCTATTGACGAACCTTTCTCAGAAAAAGGCGGATTAGCTGTATTGTTTGGTAACCTGGCACCGGATGGGGCGATTATTAAAACGGGTGGAGTACAAAATGGTATTACTCGTCATGAAGGACCAGCTATCGTTTATGATTCCCAAGACGAAGCTGTAAAAGGCATTGCTAGTGGAGAAGTTAAAGAAGGGCATGTCGTAATTATTCGTTACGAGGGACCAAAAGGCGGTCCAGGAATGCCTGAAATGCTTGCCCCTACTTCTCAAATTGTCGGCATGGGATTAGGGCCAAAAGTTGCGCTCATTACTGATGGTCGATTTTCTGGTGCATCACGCGGGCTTTCAATCGGGCACGCTTCCCCAGAAGCAGCAGAAGGTGGTCCACTAGCTTTTGTTAAAAACGGAGACCACATTGTCATCGATATCGAAAAACGAACAATGGATGTGCAAGTTGACGAAGTTGAATGGGAAAAACGAAAAGCAAATTGGAAAGGTTTTGAACCTAAAGTGAAAACGGGCTACCTCGCTCGTTACTCTAAACTCGTCACGTCTGCAAGTACTGGCGGGATTATGAAAATTTAA
- the preA gene encoding NAD-dependent dihydropyrimidine dehydrogenase subunit PreA has translation MADLRIDLAGIQSPNPFWLASAPPTNSGYQVQRAFEAGWGGAVWKTLGEPILNVSSRFAAVSFNGQRVAGFNNIELITDRPLEVNLKEIEETKKMFPDRAIIASLMVEPKQEKWHEIVKRVQAVGVDGFELNFGCPHGMAERGMGSASGQVPELVEKQTYWAKEVAEVPVIVKLTPNITDITATAEAAVQGGADAVSMINTINSLAGVDLETWNTIPHVAGKGAHGGYCGPAVKPIALNMVAECARNPRINVPISGMGGVSSWKEAVEFMLMGATGVQVCTAAMHHGFRIVEDMIEGLNNYLDDKGILSVMELVGQSVPKYSDWGNLDLNYKVAAKIHTDICINCNKCYIACEDASHQCIERHVDEAGNAYLKVREEDCVGCNLCSIVCPVDGAIEMVQLPQELPPMTWNERQQTLQKLEKVNLNS, from the coding sequence ATGGCTGATTTACGTATTGATTTAGCTGGAATACAATCTCCGAATCCGTTTTGGTTAGCTTCAGCACCCCCAACAAATTCGGGATATCAAGTACAACGAGCATTCGAAGCCGGATGGGGAGGAGCAGTATGGAAAACACTTGGGGAACCAATCTTAAACGTATCTTCCCGTTTCGCAGCAGTAAGCTTCAATGGACAAAGAGTGGCAGGGTTTAACAACATCGAACTTATTACAGATCGTCCACTTGAAGTGAACTTAAAAGAAATCGAAGAAACGAAAAAAATGTTTCCTGATCGAGCCATCATTGCCTCTTTAATGGTAGAGCCGAAACAAGAAAAATGGCATGAGATTGTAAAACGTGTTCAAGCGGTTGGAGTCGATGGGTTTGAATTAAATTTTGGATGTCCTCACGGAATGGCAGAACGAGGGATGGGTTCAGCATCAGGACAAGTGCCAGAGCTTGTTGAAAAACAAACCTATTGGGCAAAAGAAGTAGCTGAAGTTCCTGTCATCGTCAAACTCACTCCGAATATTACCGATATAACTGCGACTGCTGAAGCAGCCGTTCAAGGTGGAGCAGATGCTGTAAGTATGATAAACACAATCAACAGTTTAGCAGGTGTCGATTTAGAGACTTGGAACACCATTCCACATGTAGCCGGAAAAGGGGCTCATGGAGGCTATTGTGGACCAGCCGTTAAGCCAATTGCTTTAAATATGGTCGCTGAATGTGCAAGAAATCCTCGCATTAATGTTCCAATCTCAGGAATGGGTGGCGTATCAAGTTGGAAAGAAGCTGTTGAATTTATGCTCATGGGAGCAACAGGTGTTCAAGTATGTACAGCTGCTATGCATCACGGCTTCCGCATAGTTGAAGATATGATAGAAGGTTTAAATAACTATTTAGATGATAAAGGAATCCTTTCGGTTATGGAACTCGTTGGTCAATCAGTTCCTAAATACTCCGACTGGGGAAATTTAGATCTTAACTATAAGGTTGCAGCGAAAATTCATACAGACATCTGTATAAATTGTAATAAATGTTATATTGCTTGCGAAGATGCCTCTCATCAATGTATCGAACGTCATGTCGATGAAGCTGGAAATGCGTATTTGAAAGTCCGAGAGGAAGATTGCGTTGGATGTAATCTATGTTCCATTGTATGTCCAGTTGATGGGGCGATAGAAATGGTTCAGCTTCCGCAAGAGTTACCACCTATGACTTGGAATGAACGTCAGCAAACACTTCAAAAACTTGAAAAAGTTAATTTAAATTCATAA
- a CDS encoding NAD(P)-dependent oxidoreductase, with translation MNQTYELESNFLEVEKGLSPREAFEEANRCLYCYDAPCINACPTGIDIPSFIKKIATGNLKGSAKTIMSSNPVGASCARVCPTEELCEGACVLNDSTKPIMIGNLQRYATDWAIHNESTLFQAGKQNGLKVAVVGSGPAGLSSARELARMGYEVSIFEAEHEAGGLNTFGIVSFRLPKSISYWEVQQVKSLGVEIHTNTKVGTDITAQDLLNRYDAVVLAVGMGKVPNLGIEGEELNDVYDAIELIKLTKKEPLPEFLIGKKVVVIGAGNTAIDGATCSVRLGAENVKILYRRTKSEMTAYDFEYEFAKQEGVEFRWLTSPVKIIGDENGNVTHIECVKMKLTEKGEDGRRRPIPIEGSEFTMKVDAVIKAIGQTRHQELIEAFELDHKYGVVQVSSSHQTSVEKVFACGDVTFGKGQGEAMVVTAAQQGKETAYAIHQYLTHTKKRIG, from the coding sequence TTGAATCAAACTTATGAATTAGAAAGTAACTTTCTAGAAGTGGAAAAAGGTCTATCACCACGAGAAGCCTTTGAAGAAGCGAACCGATGCCTATATTGCTATGACGCTCCTTGTATAAATGCATGTCCAACAGGCATTGATATTCCTTCATTTATTAAAAAAATTGCTACTGGAAACTTAAAGGGGTCTGCCAAAACAATCATGTCCTCAAACCCAGTAGGTGCTAGCTGTGCACGCGTTTGTCCAACAGAAGAATTGTGTGAAGGGGCATGTGTTTTAAATGATTCCACAAAACCAATCATGATTGGGAACTTGCAGCGATATGCAACGGATTGGGCCATTCACAACGAATCCACTTTGTTTCAAGCTGGAAAACAAAATGGATTAAAAGTGGCTGTAGTCGGAAGCGGTCCTGCCGGTCTTTCTTCCGCACGCGAACTGGCACGAATGGGATATGAAGTGTCCATCTTTGAAGCTGAACATGAAGCAGGTGGATTGAATACATTTGGCATCGTTTCATTTCGATTACCAAAATCGATATCGTATTGGGAAGTTCAACAGGTGAAAAGTTTAGGAGTTGAAATTCACACGAACACAAAAGTTGGTACGGATATAACAGCACAAGACCTGTTAAATCGATATGATGCCGTCGTTTTAGCGGTTGGTATGGGGAAAGTTCCAAATTTAGGAATTGAAGGAGAAGAGTTAAATGACGTTTATGATGCTATTGAATTAATTAAATTAACGAAAAAAGAGCCATTGCCTGAATTTCTCATAGGGAAGAAAGTCGTTGTCATCGGCGCTGGAAATACAGCAATCGACGGTGCAACTTGTTCTGTTCGACTTGGTGCTGAAAATGTAAAAATTCTATACCGCCGAACGAAAAGTGAGATGACTGCTTACGATTTCGAGTATGAATTTGCGAAGCAGGAAGGGGTTGAGTTCCGCTGGTTAACATCTCCTGTAAAAATCATTGGTGATGAGAATGGAAACGTCACTCATATCGAATGCGTCAAAATGAAGCTTACTGAGAAAGGAGAAGACGGAAGGCGACGACCGATTCCGATAGAAGGTTCTGAGTTTACTATGAAAGTCGATGCTGTAATTAAGGCGATTGGTCAAACACGACATCAAGAGCTCATTGAAGCCTTTGAACTAGATCATAAATATGGGGTTGTTCAAGTTTCAAGTTCACATCAAACTTCGGTTGAAAAAGTGTTCGCATGTGGAGATGTGACATTTGGAAAGGGTCAAGGAGAAGCGATGGTTGTTACAGCAGCTCAGCAAGGGAAAGAAACCGCTTATGCAATCCACCAATATTTAACTCATACAAAGAAAAGAATTGGATAA